One Dictyoglomus turgidum DSM 6724 DNA window includes the following coding sequences:
- a CDS encoding carbohydrate ABC transporter permease: MSIYRKYGKEELILIFKNKVYKWFITLLKIMLFIGLSYVLLRPVLFMLSTALKSREDLIDPTVVWIPKHPTLENFKKAFESLNYLNAFKNSLIISILPAIFNVISCSMIGYGLARFKFKERELIFALILFTLVVPPQVLLIPLYVFYQRFDILGLIKLIKGETLNLLNTYYPIVLPTILGGGLRSGLFIYIFRQFFRGMSKELEEAAYVDGASPFQTYLRIFVPNSIPAIVTVFLFSLVWHWNDVFEPSVFIGDFDKYTLSLNLANIRAIITGGTQIFDPLLILPPQYAGAILVILPMLIFYIFTQRFFVESVERTGIVG; the protein is encoded by the coding sequence ATGAGTATATACAGAAAATATGGAAAAGAAGAACTTATATTGATATTTAAAAATAAAGTATATAAGTGGTTTATAACTCTTCTTAAAATTATGCTTTTTATTGGACTTTCTTACGTATTGCTACGCCCTGTGCTGTTTATGTTGAGTACTGCTCTTAAAAGTAGGGAAGACTTAATTGATCCCACAGTAGTATGGATACCTAAGCATCCAACTCTTGAAAATTTCAAGAAAGCTTTTGAGTCTCTTAATTATTTAAATGCTTTTAAGAATAGCTTAATAATTTCTATTCTACCTGCAATCTTTAATGTTATTTCTTGTTCTATGATTGGTTATGGCCTTGCAAGATTCAAGTTTAAGGAAAGGGAATTGATTTTTGCATTAATTCTATTCACTTTAGTGGTTCCTCCTCAAGTATTGCTAATTCCTCTTTATGTCTTTTATCAAAGATTTGATATTCTTGGGTTAATCAAGTTAATTAAAGGTGAAACCTTAAATCTCTTAAATACTTATTATCCAATAGTTCTTCCTACCATATTAGGAGGTGGTTTAAGAAGCGGACTTTTTATTTATATTTTTAGACAGTTCTTTAGGGGTATGTCAAAGGAATTGGAAGAGGCTGCGTATGTGGATGGAGCTTCTCCATTTCAAACTTATCTAAGAATTTTTGTACCCAACTCTATTCCTGCTATTGTGACAGTTTTTTTGTTCTCTTTGGTTTGGCATTGGAATGATGTTTTTGAACCCTCAGTATTTATTGGAGATTTTGATAAATATACTCTATCTCTTAATTTAGCCAATATTAGAGCAATAATTACTGGAGGAACACAGATTTTTGATCCCTTATTAATACTTCCTCCTCAGTATGCTGGAGCTATTTTGGTTATTTTGCCCATGTTGATCTTTTATATATTTACCCAGAGATTCTTTGTGGAAAGTGTGGAGAGAACAGGGATTGTTGGATAA